A single region of the Polyodon spathula isolate WHYD16114869_AA chromosome 5, ASM1765450v1, whole genome shotgun sequence genome encodes:
- the abcg5 gene encoding ATP-binding cassette sub-family G member 5, whose product MNAYSVSGKVQLKATGFQESFKSISEKTDQSKSSSSGSVEEVTPACSLSVSGVSYTVSERVGPWWDIPSYRKKWTRQILKDVSFYVKSGQIMGILGNSGSGKTTLLDAIAGRIGSTGTLLGDVYVNGGKLKREQFKDCFSYVLQSDNLLSYLTVQETLTYTAQLALRKHSPEAIRKKVASVMAELSLSHVARNVIGGRVFPGISSGERRRVSIASQLLQDPKVLLLDEPTTGLDSMTANQIVVLLSELAQKDRIIIVTIHQPRSELFRVFSRIAIMSCGELVFCGEPEEMVQFFSGCGYMCPEYCNPFDLYVDLTSVDTRSKEREIETYNRVQAITSSYQRSDIFLQMLGNMEKTRHLKQQPSIPFKSKESPSGFSKLWVLFRRTVRNLSRDRMGILMRLSQNLIYGLFVAFFLMKLDNDVLKGAVQNRIGVIYQSMGASPYTGMLNAVALFPALRAISDQESKDGLYQKWQMLLAYIFHILPFSVISVAVFSSFLYWTVGMYPDLTRFTCFSAVILVPHVVGELLALVLLGVVQNPNLVNSGVALLNIAGILAGSGFLRSSQEMPALFQWLSYLTFQKYGCELLIVTEFYGLNFTCGGQTNSSAGSVYPCDIRQGIDFIDRDYPGALSRYTLDFLMLYAFLPALVILGVISFKIRDYIVQR is encoded by the exons cGAGCGAGTGGGCCCCTGGTGGGATATACCCTCCTATCGGAAGAAATGGACCCGGCAGATCCTCAAAGACGTCTCCTTCTATGTAAAAAGTGGGCAGATCATGGGCATCTTAGGGAATTCTG GCTCTGGGAAGACCACCCTTCTGGATGCGATAGCGGGGAGGATTGGCAGCACGGGGACACTGCTAGGAGATGTGTACGTGAACGGGGGCAAGCTGAAGAGAGAGCAATTCAAGGACTGCTTTTCATACGTCCTTCAG AGTGATAACCTGCTGAGCTACCTGACTGTGCAGGAGACTCTAACATACACAGCTCAGTTGGCACTCCGAAAACACTCCCCTGAAGCCATCCGGAAAAAG GTGGCCTCTGTGATGGCGGAGCTCAGTCTCAGCCATGTGGCCAGGAACGTCATTGGCGGTCGCGTCTTCCCAGGGATCTCCAGCGGAGAGAGGAGACGTGTGTCCATCGCCAGCCAGCTCTTACAGGACCCCA AGGTCCTTTTACTGGATGAACCAACCACAGGATTGGACAGCATGACAGCCAATCAGATTGTAGTTTTGCTTTCAGAGCTGGCCCAGAAAGACAGGATCATTATCGTGACGATTCATCAACCCAGATCTGAGCTTTTCAGA GTCTTCAGTAGGATTGCTATCATGAGCTGTGGAGAGCTAGTGTTCTGTGGAGAGCCTGAGGAGATGGTCCAGTTTTTCAGTGGCTGTGGTTACATGTGTCCGGAGTACTGCAACCCCTTCGACTTGTACG TGGATCTCACGTCGGTCGACACACGGtctaaagagagagagattgaaacCTACAACCGAGTCCAGGCCATCACCTCCTCCTATCAGCGCTCAGACATCTTCCTCCAGATGCTGGGGAACATGGAGAAGACACGTCACCTTAAACAGCAGCCGTCCATCCCCTTCAAAAGCAAAGAGTCGCCCAGCGGCTTCTCAAAACTCTGGGTCCTCTTTAG GCGGACAGTGAGGAATCTGTCAAGGGACAGGATGGGGATTCTGATGCGTCTGTCCCAGAACCTCATCTACGGGCTCTTTGTGGCGTTCTTCCTCATGAAGCTGGACAACGACGTCTTGAAAGGCGCAGTGCAGAATCGCATAGGGGTCATCTACCAGTCTATGGGGGCATCGCCCTACACTGGCATGCTGAATGCTGTGGCCTTGT TTCCGGCTTTAAGAGCCATCAGCGACCAGGAAAGCAAAGACGGCCTCTATCAGAAATGGCAGATGCTCCTGGCCTATATATTCCATATCCTCCCATTCAGTGTCATCAGCGTGGCCGTCTTCTCATCCTTTCTGTACTG GACAGTGGGGATGTACCCAGACCTGACCCGCTTCACCTGCTTCTCCGCTGTGATCCTGGTGCCCCATGTGGTGGGTGAGCTGCTAGCCCTGGTCCTGCTGGGGGTTGTCCAGAACCCCAATCTCGTCAACAGCGGAGTGGCTCTGCTCAACATCGCTGGCATCCTGGCAGGCTCCGGCTTCCTCAG gAGCTCCCAGGAAATGCCGGCGCTCTTCCAGTGGCTGAGTTACCTCACCTTTCAGAAATACGGCTGTGAGCTGTTGATCGTCACAGAGTTTTACGGCTTGAATTTCACTTGTG GTGGGCAGACAAACAGCAGTGCTGGCAGTGTTTACCCCTGTGACATCAGGCAGGGCATCGACTTTATAGATCGCGATTACCCCGGAGCCCTGTCCCGCTACACCCTGGACTTCCTCATGCTGTACGCCTTCCTGCCCGCCCTCGTCATCCTTGGGGTCATCAGCTTCAAGATCAGGGATTACATCGTGCAGCGGTAA